AAGCTTTCCGCGCAAGCGAATCGAAGTTTTTAATAAGCGCAAAAAGGTTCGCCTGCTGCGCTTCAGTCAAGACCATCTCATTCCGCAGAAGTCGAACGTCTATTTCGTGGGCTTTCGGTGCGTTCCCGAAGGAAAACATTGGCGAGCCTCCGGCATGGAGTTTCGGGAGCGTTCCGCCTTCGTGACGGCTAACATTACTCGGCTTAAATTGTGTCGGCATAGTTGCCTCTAGGATATTGTCGTACCGTACAAGTACTTTCTTATGAATTTCCTTTAGTAGCTCGCTGTTTAACGCTTTAGCATCCTCTATGCCGTTTCCGGTAAATTGGATTTTCTTTATCGCAGTCTCTGACAGGACTTTCGTCATGTTTTGTCCGTAGCTGGTTGCTTCGGATATTTTCGAGTTGACGGTATTTTGTTTGGATATGATCCCCTCAAGCTCGCTCTTGACGTTTTTGTGCTTTTCGATATCTTTGTCTAGGTTCTCTAGTTGTTTTTGCTGTGAATCGGTTAACTTCCCTTGTTTTTCTTTATTTCATCGAGTTGTTTCCGCTCTTCTTGGAGTTTTTTAAGCTTTTCGTCTATTTGCTTTACGCCCTCTTCAGCCTTACCATTTAGTCCGACTTGTGCCAACGTAGCTTTAACAAGCTCGTCGTATGCCTTTCGGTCTAAATCCAACGCTTCACGTTTAGGACCAACAGCGTCGAGTGATTTCTTCAGCTTTTCGTTTTCTCTGTCGATCTGCTTCTCGGCGAGCCCCAGTTCGTCTTTCTTACGTTTTATGAGCTGGTCGTAACTCCGTACGGCGGATTCGTTTCCTTGCTCCCGTAATCTTTGCTGAGTCTCTTCTAGCGTTTTGATGTCGTATTCGAGCCCTGCCCTCTTGATTAACGCATCATTCAGACTTGTGACAGACTTATTTGCATCGTCAATTGCAGCCTTGTATTCTTTGGCGTGCTTTTTATAGTTCGTGTCCGCCTTGATTGTTTCTTGGCGGAGAGCGTTCCTGACTGCCTCGTCCAGTTCTTCGGCATATTTTTTGGCCGACTTGCTCGACTCTAGCATCGCATCTCCGTGTTTGGTAATCGCTACCTCTGCGTTAGACAAGAGCTGGATTAAATCGTCGTTGATCTTAAAAAATTTCTCCAACTCTTCCCTTGAAAGTCCGCTCTTCTTCTCTAAGTCTTCCATGCGATCCGTGTAATGCTTAATTTTTTCCGGGTCTGTGTTCATCTGCGCATCCCGCATCAAGTCCCGGTAAAGCATAAGCTCAGGATTAGTGAGATTAATAAGGTTACGCATAGAGTCGTATTCGGTAGTTAAATCCCGCACAGTCTTAGCTTTGTCTTGTAGCTCTTTTGCGTGAGTTAAATCAACTTTTGCCGCCTGTTCCGATGCCGTCTTATAGCCGACAAAAGCAGCCCCAAGTGCAGATACCCCGCAATTACCCACCCGATCGGGCCCATGCCCAACACTAAAGCACGGAACGCCCCTGCTAGTTTAGTAACGGCCCCTGCAACCGCGAGAATTCCGACCGCAGTACCGGCAACCTTTACGAATATCTCAACCTTGTTTGGATCGATTTTTCCGAGGCCCTCTACAAACTTGGTCAGCGCGTCAACGCCCTTACGGATAGACGGTATAAAGTGGTTACCGAGTTTGATCGCAACCTCGCTCACGCCCGATTTAAAGATTTCTATGGACCCGTAGAGGTTATCGATCATTGTTTTGGACATTTGCTCCGCGGTTCCGTCGCAGTTCTGTAGATTTTTCGTCATATCCTTGAGTTTTCCGGAACCAGTGTCGAGGAGAATTGCCCAGTGTTTATACGCCTCAGCCCCGAAGAGTATCGACAGTGCCGCCGATCGTTGCTGTTCCGTCATGCCCTTAGTTCCCTTTTCTATCTCTGCAACGAGTTCCGGCATACTTTTCATCTTGCCTTGCGCATCAAAAAACTCCATACCCGTCTTTTTCATGAGGCCGGCCATTCGCTTCGTCGGTTTCGCCAAACGAGTAAGTGACGACGCAAACGCCTGACCAGCAATTGATCCTTTTAGTCCGCTGTTCGCTAGACTCATCGTAGCCGCCGAAGATTCCTCCAATGACCAGCCCAGCGCATGAGCAATCGGGCTCAATTATTTCATCGCCTCTCCCATTTGCTCTACGTTCGTATTTGCGTTGGCCTGTGCGTAAGCAAATACGTCAGCTGCATGTGTTGCCGTACTCGCATCGAGCCCGAACGCCTGCATGGTATCGGACACGATATCCGCAGCACGGCCGAGGTCTAGCGCACCGGCCGCCGCAAGGTCCAGCATTCCGGGCATGGCGGAGATAATATCATTCGTCTTCCAGCCGGCAAGGGCGAGATATTCCATCCCTTCCCCAGCTTGTGTTGCCGTAAACTTCGTGACCGCCCCAAGATGCCGCGCAGTTTCGTTCAGACGTTGAAAGTCATCACCCGTTGCGCCAGATATCGCTTTTACCTTTGACATCTGCTGTTCGAAATCAGCCGCCTGCTTGACGACTGCTACGAATCCGCCGACCATAGCCGCACCGGCCACAGTCGCGCCCTTGCCCATCTTCTCTATCGATTCCTTCGTTTTCTTCGACTTTTCTTTCGTATCTTTCATTTCTTTTCGCGCACGTTCCATTTTCTGCGAAAAGTCCTTCATGTCGAGTAGCATTCGAGCCCGAATTTCCCCACCGTTTGCAGCCCCACCGACTGCCATCGCCATGCGTTCAGCTCCTTTCAAAAAAGAGCCCTACCGCATGTATTTGTCGGTAAAGGCTCGTAGTTCATCCATTCTTTCGCGGCTAAATCGTTGTTCTTCGTCAGCTTCATTGATGCCGGCCGCCTTTTGCATCGCAATAATATATCGTTTGTATTCCTCCTCCGGGAGCTGACGCCCACTTGCAGCAAGTAACATCTGCATCCGCCGTAGCTCTTCCGCCGCCCGATATTCCCGTGTTTTGGCGAGTATGTCGGGCAGATCGAGGATGTAGTATTCGTCTTCGACGACCTTCTGCGGGACGCCGAGCGTGACCGCACAATCCCGGAGAAAATCATCGATTGTGTATATCGGATCGCCTCCGCCATCTTCGATTTCCGTGCTTACTCGATCGGCATCGGCAGGAGGCATTTCACGTTTTTTACTAGGTCGTCAATATTGTTGTGCTCGTATACATGGACGATGTAGTCTACGATCTCATCAATCCCGGCTTCATTTTCGAGCTCTTCCACGTCAATTCCGCTTAGGATTGAGACGGTGAGTAGCAGATCGTCAAGCGCCACCTCAGATGCCTGTAGCGCATAGACGGCGAAATCATCGGGCGGTGCAAATGCTACGTTTGCAATCAGTTGCGGTAATACTTGGATACTCTCGACCAATGGCCGCCACTTTGCCGGTGTAATCTTTGCGATTTTTACCTGATGCTTGCCGAGCTTGACAACGTCAGTCCGCCGCATCGCTTTTTTAATCAATTCGCGCATGTCTACCTCCGTTCATATTTGAGGTGGTACGTAAGGATTTTATCTAATATTTCGCTTTCCTTTTCGGCATCAGATTTCCATTCGTTAAGGATTTCGGAGATTTGATTTTTCAAATGAAATAGCGGGTCTCTTTCCATCTTTCTTTTTGGTATTACGTGGCGTGCTTCAGTAACCCAACTCCTAAACTCACTGTGCAAGTCCATTTCAATTAATTCAGGTAAGGTTGGTAAAAACGGTTCAAGTTCCCTCTCGTGTTCCATTTAATATGCTCCTCCTAACCTCTCATCTTTTTATGAAAGGGAGAGCAAGCGCCCTCCCGTTTTGTTTTACTTTCCTGATACTGCTTTGCCTGCCGCTGCTGGGGTTGCCGTTTCGTCCCCCATGACGTAGAGTTTACCGCCTTTGGAGAGGTATGCGAGACCCTCGAACTCAATCTTTACTATTCGCTCTTTGTCGCTATCGTAAGTGTATTCTGGGTCTGCGGTTGGTACCGCTCGAAAAATCGTAATCCAGTCGTTAGCCGTAGCGTTTGGATCAATCGGCTTAATCACTAGTGGTTTAGCTATGGATGAGAGGCTAAACCCTGTGGATACCGTTACCTCTATCTTTTTCTTGGCGTTTGGACCCTCCCCTGAAGAGACATAGGTTGCGTTTGGCATTACTTTAGCTAGTCTGTCTAGGTCGTATAGGGCGAAGGGTACTGTTACCTTTGCAGTCCGGCTCTCGATAATCTTGTCCGTCGGTGTTTTCCCGTACTGGTCAACGGTGACATCCTTAGTTTCCGTATTAGCCGTGAACACGATGCCGCCTTTTGTGATATCAAATATGACTTTGTCATCACCGGTGCCGAACTCTACAATTGCAGGACCGAGCGGGAGTTTAAACATTTTTTCCATATATTTGCCTCCTTATGGCCGAATGATTAAGTTAAAATTCATCGAGAAGATTGGCCGCTGGACCTCGTCAATCCCGATGAAAAAAGGAACGGAGCCGACGGGGTAGATCACGACCACCGATTCGGCTCCTATTCGTTGTTCCTTGCGATTTGCTATTGTGTTAAAAATGGCGTAAGCTCTTGCTTCGGTCTCTTCGAAGTCACGCGCAGCCCCGCGGACAAGGACCTGAAATGCTGGGAAACTTACGCCCGTGTCACGATCTTTCGCACCACCGGCTTGGAGCGTCACTACCGAACAGGCATCAGGCCCAGTAGTCGGAAACATAAACGGAAAGTAGGTGCCGGGCGCTCTCTGCTCGATCCACGCGATCAGTTCTTGTATCTTCACCGGCCGATCCTCCCCCGAATAGAGTCCGCAACCCATTTCCAGTATTTCGACTGCTCTCCGTACAAAGGACGCGACAGGTACTTGTTGCCGACGCTGTATCCGTCTACTCCCGGAGCCGCCTGCGATTGCTCCCCGAGTTTATATGTCATTTCGTGAGTCCAGAGAGCATAGTTAAACCGGCCACGCTTCGAGGTTTCCACCGCCGAGAACGATACCTCCCCGACGACACTGTCTTTAGATGCTTTCACTTTCGTATCAACCGTTCGTCTGAGCGTTCCCTTGTCGATCGGAGCGATGTCGGTACCGATCCGGGCCAGATCATCCACCGAGTCCTGCATCCCGGCCTTTCCAGCTTGCATGACGCTGGTTACGCTCGCTTGCGTCTTCGCGAGGAAATCACTGATATCAAAGTCGAGGCTCATAGCAGCACCTCCGTAAGCAGCGCCTTTCCGCCAATGTCCCGCAACACACGGACTTTTTTCGGACGCCCTTCATATTTCTTCCCGAGCTCGTTTACGTACTTGAGATGATCATCCGGCCGGATATCTGCGAGTCTATCGAGAAGAAACTTGACGTTAGCGACTTCGGATTTCCCGGTTACTCTCGCTTGCATGTCGTCAGTGACGAACAGCCCCTCGTCAGCCCGGCATTTGTACTCGGTGGATGCGCCCGGCTTCGGGTTACCCCATTTGTCCAACTCGCCGGAACCGCGTTCGACGTGCAGCGTCTGCCGCATCGGAATTAACGGCATCTATCGCACCCCCATTCCGACACGACGAAGCCGCAGGTCCACATCGTTCTCGTCGCCGATTAAGTCGAGTACTTTTTGCGTCACCATTTGGTTGACGTCTTTCTCCACCGGGTAAAAGGAAAACGTCGCTACTCCCGTAACTGAATAGGATTGGACACCGTTCGATGCGTGCCTGTACGTATCGTTAAACTTGACAGAAAGCACATTTGCAAACTCGTATACCGCATTGTCCGGTATAGTGAGGCGAGGGTACCGCCTAGAAAGCGTATCTGCCGAGACGGTTATTAATCTTTTTTTCCTCTCCGTATCGCTTTCTAGCCAGTCCTGCACGTCTATACAGTTCGCTGTGATATACTCGTCAGCAGCGTTTATATTTACGGTCATTACGACCTACCTCCTTATTTGGAGGCTTTTGCAGCGGGTTTAGGCGCCCCCGAACCTCCATCTTTTTTGATTACGCCAGACAACCGGGCAGCGGCGCGTGGGTGGAATACAGCCATCGCAGAATACCATTCGATACGAGTCCGGTAGCAGGGTTTCTCATTAAGTTCACCGAGGTCACGGACGTTGATCGTACCGTTTTGCAGTCCGGACACATACTGTTCAGGTCCAAATCTCACGGCATAAAGTGATGTGGCATTGCCTGTCTCGTCAAAACCGATAATCTCATTTCCTTGAGCGTCGGTTTCGATAAATCTAATTGGAATGCCGCCGTAGGATATAACTGGGCGACCATACTTATCGTACTCACTTTCCGTGTATCCGTGGTGATCTTGGATTACACGCTTAATTTCGCGTCTCATCGTTTTATTGCTGTAGATAACGTCGGGTTGACCCTCTACAGCATCGATTAATTCGTCTAGCATCGTAATTGTAAGCTCTCCTGATTTACCATCAATGACCTGTTTGCCGGTCAAACGTTTTTGTAGACCGTCAAAGCTTTTCGGGTCTTGTGCAACATCGCCCTTGAAAAACGTTTTGGTCCAAGTTAGTGCTAGTGCTTTCGTTTTCATTTGCGTTTGGATTGCGCGCTGGTCGTTGACATTACCGCGAGTTTGGACGATAAAACGGTCGACGTCCACATCACCACCGGCAATTACGAGTCCCTCGGATAATTGGTTAACTACACCAGTGGACTCTTGGTATCCCTCATTCACTCCACGGAAACCAACTCCGGGCAACACTGCCTCTTGGTTATAGCGGTAAGAGTTTCCAACGATGTCCATAAACGGCAGCATCTCTAACACTGCGGAGCTTCGGGCAAATGTTTCAATTACACCTTTCTGTAGCGTATCTGTTGATAATTTAGCTGCTTCTGGGAGAGTTAATGCCATGTGAAATTCCTCCTTGTTTTTGGGAAAATAAAAAGACGCTCTGGTTAAGCGTCTGTTAAGCCTTTGTTCCGTAGCCCATTTTGAGCAGTTGGAACGGGTTCATATCTTTTGTATCCACCTGTGCCGAGTCTCCGCTTGGATTCGTGCCGCCGCCAATCGGTTGCTGTGGTTTGTTCGCAAGAAACGGATTAGCCTTCAGCAAGCCGTCGACCACTTCGTCCATACCGGTTACTTTTCCGTCTTCCACCTTGACGGTAGACAGATCGACTAGTTTTAGCGCAGCGTCGACGTATGCTACTTTGCCGGTTGCGGCCTTAATAAACTCGTTGGTGATGCGTTCTTTCTCGATTTCGCCACGCACCTTCTCTAACTCTGACGCCAGTGCTTGTTTTTCTTCTTCGTGCTTCTTAGCCGCCTCGGCCAATCGTTCTTGCTCGGATAGATCGGCTAGACGTTTTTCCTCGGCAAGTCTTTCGTATTCAGTGAGTTTCGTTTTAATATCGTCGTAATCGCTGTATTTTTCAGCCTTTTTTCGCTCCCGTGCCAGCCGATCAGCTACGATTTTGTCTAGCTCTTCTTGCGTAAATGTTTTTGTCGTCTCCTCTCCCTTCGTTTGCTCTCCGCCACCT
This Paenibacillus larvae subsp. larvae DNA region includes the following protein-coding sequences:
- a CDS encoding major capsid protein — protein: MALTLPEAAKLSTDTLQKGVIETFARSSAVLEMLPFMDIVGNSYRYNQEAVLPGVGFRGVNEGYQESTGVVNQLSEGLVIAGGDVDVDRFIVQTRGNVNDQRAIQTQMKTKALALTWTKTFFKGDVAQDPKSFDGLQKRLTGKQVIDGKSGELTITMLDELIDAVEGQPDVIYSNKTMRREIKRVIQDHHGYTESEYDKYGRPVISYGGIPIRFIETDAQGNEIIGFDETGNATSLYAVRFGPEQYVSGLQNGTINVRDLGELNEKPCYRTRIEWYSAMAVFHPRAAARLSGVIKKDGGSGAPKPAAKASK
- a CDS encoding phage scaffolding protein, yielding MEKTYRLPLNLQLFAEGEGGEGGEGGEGGGEQTKGEETTKTFTQEELDKIVADRLARERKKAEKYSDYDDIKTKLTEYERLAEEKRLADLSEQERLAEAAKKHEEEKQALASELEKVRGEIEKERITNEFIKAATGKVAYVDAALKLVDLSTVKVEDGKVTGMDEVVDGLLKANPFLANKPQQPIGGGTNPSGDSAQVDTKDMNPFQLLKMGYGTKA
- a CDS encoding minor capsid protein, giving the protein MKIQELIAWIEQRAPGTYFPFMFPTTGPDACSVVTLQAGGAKDRDTGVSFPAFQVLVRGAARDFEETEARAYAIFNTIANRKEQRIGAESVVVIYPVGSVPFFIGIDEVQRPIFSMNFNLIIRP